A DNA window from Longimicrobiaceae bacterium contains the following coding sequences:
- a CDS encoding ABC transporter permease, whose amino-acid sequence MRELAIVLRREFLERVRSRSFLLSTILTPVFFLLVLLLPVLSTRWAGGEDRFLGIVDESSTGLGAELAAVLSESADENDDRVYASVITSPAPATLDSLVQAVVTERLDGFIIIPEDVVEGGALQYRARTVTDVGFQRRVRDAATAAVQARRLETAGIDAAILAEVMAPVQLNAARLTSQGETGEGAEAGMLFSIMVGFALYMLILLYGVQVLQSVQEEKTNRIAEILVSSIKASHLMLGKVLGVGLAALLQIAIWIGLAVALVGPVQPILSASGAEPGMVSGLFSRVELSLVAMVIGYLLLGFFLYASLFAAAGAAAASSEDAQRFTFPLIMPLIIPMMMTGVIVSAPQSTLALVLSWIPLTMPLAMPMRIGAGGTGSLETAATLVLLLASVLVLGSLAGKIYRIGILSTGKRPSFAELLRWLRTA is encoded by the coding sequence ATGCGTGAGCTCGCCATCGTCCTGCGTCGCGAATTCCTCGAGCGGGTCCGCTCCAGGAGCTTCCTGCTCAGCACGATCCTCACGCCCGTCTTCTTCCTGCTCGTGCTGCTCCTGCCCGTCCTGTCGACGCGCTGGGCGGGCGGCGAGGACCGCTTCCTCGGCATTGTGGACGAATCGAGCACCGGCTTAGGCGCGGAGCTCGCCGCCGTTCTCTCCGAATCGGCCGACGAAAACGATGATCGCGTGTACGCCAGCGTGATCACCTCACCCGCGCCGGCGACTCTGGACTCGTTGGTCCAGGCAGTGGTGACCGAGCGGCTCGACGGCTTCATCATCATCCCGGAAGACGTCGTAGAGGGCGGCGCGCTGCAGTATCGCGCGCGGACGGTGACCGACGTGGGTTTCCAGAGGCGGGTGAGGGACGCAGCCACCGCCGCGGTTCAGGCGCGGCGGCTCGAGACAGCGGGCATCGACGCCGCGATCCTCGCCGAGGTGATGGCGCCGGTGCAGCTGAACGCGGCGCGCCTGACCAGCCAGGGGGAGACCGGCGAGGGCGCCGAAGCCGGCATGCTCTTCTCGATCATGGTGGGATTCGCGCTGTACATGCTGATCCTGCTGTACGGGGTGCAGGTACTGCAGAGCGTTCAGGAGGAGAAGACGAACCGGATCGCCGAGATCCTGGTGTCGTCCATCAAGGCCTCCCATCTGATGCTGGGCAAGGTCCTGGGCGTCGGGCTGGCGGCGCTGCTGCAGATCGCGATCTGGATCGGGCTCGCGGTGGCGCTGGTGGGGCCGGTGCAGCCGATCCTGAGCGCCAGCGGAGCGGAGCCCGGAATGGTGTCCGGGTTGTTCTCGCGCGTCGAGCTTTCGCTGGTGGCAATGGTGATCGGCTACCTGCTGCTCGGGTTCTTCCTGTATGCGAGCCTTTTCGCCGCGGCCGGTGCCGCCGCGGCCAGCTCCGAAGACGCCCAGCGCTTCACCTTCCCGCTGATCATGCCGCTGATCATCCCCATGATGATGACGGGCGTGATCGTCTCGGCGCCGCAGAGCACGCTGGCTTTGGTGCTCAGCTGGATACCGCTCACCATGCCGCTGGCGATGCCCATGCGTATCGGCGCCGGGGGCACCGGGTCGCTGGAGACGGCGGCCACTCTGGTGCTGCTGCTGGCCTCGGTGCTGGTGCTGGGCTCGCTCGCCGGGAAGATCTATCGCATTGGCATCCTGAGCACCGGGAAGCGTCCTTCGTTTGCGGAACTCCTGCGCTGGCTACGTACCGCCTGA
- a CDS encoding VCBS repeat-containing protein, translating into MVIPRPGPIGTLLLLCSWLWMGCSRDAPDEALFELLPPEQTGVTFRNDLPVDPELNILNYLYYYNGGGVAVGDVDGNGYPDLFFTANLGPDRLYLNHGNYRFEDVTERAGVAGPDSWTSGATMADVNGDGALDIYVSGVDYLSSRGGNILYVNNGDGTFTDRTTEYGLEYAGYSTQALFVDYDADGDLDLYLLNHSTHDERGTPRNLTPHPTAGDRLFRNDGNHFVDVTRAAGILSNAEGYGLGVVASDLNGDGCIDIYVANDFEGDDLYYRNNCDGTFTESLREAMGHTSRFSMGVDAADFNNDLRPDVYVADMLPTREEILKTSANAESFRTFQLRQQLGYHPQYARNTLQLNRGDGSFSEIGYFAGVHATDWSWATLFADLDNDGLKDLFVTNGIFRRPNDLDYIQFVGQASVQRSLAAGITRENLAVRDHMPQVAIPNFAFHNNGDLTFTDMAEAWGLGQAGFSNGAAYVDLNNSGALDLVVNNIGAPASIYRNRAREIGGNHYLKVSLRGSERNTAGIGAKVIVRHGDVTQMAEQVPTRGFQSSVDPRVHFGLGAAERVDSLVVIWPDRRFQVLTAVPADTTLTLSQEDAAGDYFDAVGGELGLAGDEGMSGDAQPVIQEVPLPQGLAYAHEENEYFDFNREPLMPHMVSREGPALAVGDVNGDGLDDVFLGGAKWQPSRLLAQRPDGSFLPISEATFRADSLHEDVDAAFFDANGDAALDLYVVSGGNEFWGNSEALLDRLYLNDGQGEFTRVAEALPPMFENGSVVAPGDFDGDGDTDLFVGGRVVARAYGQIPRSYLLRNDGGRFTDVTDELAPELRQVGMVTSATWLQSGQNGPRELVVVGEWMPVRLFRVEGGRLVERTEEVGLAGTEGWWNHAQAADLDGDGREDLVLGNLGLNSYIRGSAEQPVRMFVGDFARTGQLQQIITLFHGQESYPLLGRDELLEAIPPLRERFPTYASFGASQLDEILTPDQIESAEAFEARQFASSVALRDENGRFHLQTLPAEAQFAPIYASLATDLTGDGVVDLLLGGNFSGVTPLRGAYDATYGVLLLGLGGGRFEAVDPAESGLSVEGEVRGMGVVRRPDGESHILIARNNDVPVLLSAAR; encoded by the coding sequence ATGGTGATACCTCGCCCCGGACCGATCGGTACGCTTCTGCTTCTTTGCTCCTGGCTGTGGATGGGCTGCTCGCGGGACGCGCCGGACGAGGCGCTCTTCGAGCTGCTGCCACCTGAGCAGACCGGGGTCACCTTCCGCAACGATCTCCCGGTCGATCCGGAGCTGAACATCCTCAACTACCTGTATTACTACAATGGCGGGGGCGTGGCCGTGGGAGACGTGGATGGGAATGGGTACCCCGACCTGTTCTTCACCGCCAACCTCGGTCCCGATCGGCTCTATCTCAATCACGGGAACTACCGCTTCGAGGACGTCACCGAGCGGGCGGGCGTGGCCGGTCCGGACAGCTGGACGAGCGGGGCCACCATGGCCGACGTGAACGGCGACGGGGCGCTCGACATCTACGTGTCGGGCGTGGACTATCTCTCCTCCCGGGGAGGGAACATCCTGTACGTCAACAACGGCGACGGAACCTTCACCGATCGCACCACGGAGTACGGCCTCGAATACGCGGGATACTCCACCCAGGCTCTCTTCGTCGATTACGACGCGGATGGGGACCTCGACCTGTACCTCCTCAACCACTCGACACACGACGAGCGCGGCACCCCACGTAACCTGACGCCCCACCCCACCGCCGGCGACCGCCTCTTCCGCAACGACGGCAACCACTTCGTGGACGTGACCCGGGCCGCCGGTATCCTGTCGAACGCAGAGGGTTACGGCCTGGGGGTCGTGGCCAGCGACCTGAACGGCGACGGTTGCATCGACATCTACGTCGCGAACGACTTCGAGGGGGACGACCTCTACTACCGGAACAACTGCGACGGCACCTTCACGGAGTCACTGCGCGAGGCGATGGGCCACACGAGCCGCTTCTCGATGGGGGTCGATGCGGCCGATTTCAACAACGACCTCCGGCCGGACGTCTACGTCGCGGACATGCTGCCCACCCGCGAGGAGATTCTCAAGACCTCCGCCAACGCGGAGAGCTTCCGGACCTTCCAGCTGCGCCAGCAACTCGGCTACCATCCCCAGTACGCCCGGAACACCCTGCAGCTGAACCGCGGCGACGGAAGCTTCAGCGAGATCGGCTACTTCGCGGGCGTACACGCCACCGATTGGAGCTGGGCGACGCTGTTCGCCGACCTCGACAACGACGGCCTGAAGGACCTCTTCGTCACCAACGGCATCTTCAGACGGCCCAACGACCTCGACTACATCCAGTTCGTCGGCCAGGCGTCGGTGCAGCGCTCGCTTGCGGCCGGAATCACCAGGGAGAACCTCGCGGTACGCGACCATATGCCGCAGGTGGCGATCCCGAATTTCGCCTTCCACAACAACGGCGACCTCACCTTCACGGACATGGCCGAGGCGTGGGGGCTGGGCCAAGCCGGCTTCTCCAACGGCGCCGCCTACGTGGACCTGAACAACAGCGGCGCGCTGGACCTCGTCGTCAACAATATCGGGGCGCCGGCCTCCATCTACCGGAATCGGGCGCGCGAGATTGGCGGCAACCACTACCTGAAGGTGAGCCTGCGCGGCAGCGAGAGGAACACCGCCGGGATCGGAGCGAAGGTGATCGTCCGGCACGGGGATGTCACCCAGATGGCGGAGCAGGTGCCCACGCGGGGATTCCAGTCGTCCGTGGATCCTCGCGTGCATTTCGGACTTGGCGCTGCCGAGCGGGTCGACTCCCTGGTGGTCATCTGGCCGGATCGACGCTTCCAGGTGCTCACCGCGGTGCCGGCAGATACCACGCTGACCCTCTCGCAGGAGGACGCGGCGGGCGACTACTTCGACGCGGTAGGTGGAGAGCTAGGCTTAGCAGGAGATGAAGGGATGTCTGGAGACGCGCAGCCGGTCATCCAGGAGGTGCCCCTGCCCCAAGGCCTCGCCTACGCGCACGAGGAGAACGAGTACTTCGACTTCAACCGCGAGCCGCTCATGCCGCACATGGTCTCGCGGGAAGGGCCGGCGCTGGCAGTGGGGGATGTCAACGGAGATGGTCTGGACGACGTGTTTCTCGGGGGAGCGAAGTGGCAGCCGAGCAGGCTGCTCGCGCAGCGCCCGGATGGAAGCTTTCTGCCCATTTCGGAAGCAACGTTTCGCGCGGATAGCCTGCACGAGGACGTCGATGCGGCCTTCTTCGACGCCAACGGAGATGCGGCGCTCGACCTCTACGTGGTGAGTGGAGGAAACGAGTTCTGGGGCAACTCGGAGGCGCTGCTCGACCGCCTGTACCTGAACGATGGACAGGGCGAGTTCACCCGAGTTGCGGAGGCTCTCCCACCGATGTTCGAGAACGGCTCCGTCGTGGCGCCCGGCGACTTTGATGGCGACGGCGACACCGACCTGTTCGTCGGCGGGCGGGTCGTGGCGCGCGCCTACGGACAGATCCCTCGCAGTTACCTACTCCGCAACGATGGCGGACGGTTCACCGACGTCACTGACGAACTCGCCCCCGAGTTGCGGCAGGTGGGCATGGTCACCTCGGCGACGTGGCTGCAATCGGGGCAGAATGGACCGCGGGAGCTGGTGGTGGTGGGCGAGTGGATGCCGGTTCGCCTTTTCCGGGTGGAAGGGGGTAGGCTGGTCGAGCGGACCGAGGAGGTGGGGCTGGCGGGCACGGAGGGATGGTGGAACCACGCGCAGGCAGCCGACCTGGATGGAGACGGGCGTGAAGACCTGGTGCTCGGCAACCTGGGCCTGAACTCGTACATCCGCGGATCGGCCGAACAGCCGGTGCGGATGTTCGTCGGAGACTTCGCGCGGACCGGGCAGTTGCAGCAGATCATCACCCTCTTCCACGGGCAGGAGAGCTATCCGCTGCTGGGGCGCGACGAGCTGCTCGAGGCGATCCCGCCGCTGCGCGAGCGCTTCCCGACCTATGCGTCCTTCGGGGCCAGTCAGCTCGACGAGATCCTCACCCCCGATCAGATCGAGAGCGCAGAGGCCTTCGAGGCGCGGCAGTTCGCGAGCTCGGTTGCCCTGCGCGACGAGAACGGGCGCTTCCACCTGCAGACGCTGCCGGCGGAAGCTCAGTTCGCACCGATCTACGCGTCGTTGGCGACGGATCTCACCGGCGACGGAGTGGTGGACCTCCTGCTGGGGGGTAACTTCAGCGGCGTCACACCCCTGCGGGGCGCATACGACGCGACCTATGGGGTGCTGCTCCTCGGCCTGGGAGGCGGACGATTCGAGGCGGTGGATCCAGCGGAAAGCGGGCTCTCGGTGGAGGGGGAGGTGCGCGGAATGGGCGTGGTCCGGCGACCGGACGGCGAAAGCCATATTCTCATTGCCCGGAACAACGACGTGCCCGTGCTGCTGAGCGCGGCACGCTGA
- a CDS encoding ATP-binding cassette domain-containing protein, with protein sequence MQLTGLTKRYADHLAVNDLSLTVPAGTIYGILGPNGAGKSTTIRMAMGIIARDRGRAELLGVDPFEDRGILRQVGYLPEERGLYRKMRVLDVIVFFGRLKGMTASEARAAGDRWLERMGLQDWRRSRVETLSKGMQQKVQFICTVLHSPALLVLDEPASGLDPVNQEVLRETMLEARRNGRTVIFSTHNMAEAEQLCEYVCIIAEGRKILDGELREVRRQHQGRRWRIEFESVTEEARALIERVPCDSISPTEDGWELELRRNEDARELLAAVSGLKTPLVRFEHVQPSLHEIFVAKVGRKGVSPRHAEVAHA encoded by the coding sequence ATGCAGCTTACAGGTCTCACGAAGAGGTACGCCGATCACCTCGCCGTAAATGACCTGAGCCTGACCGTTCCGGCCGGCACTATCTACGGCATTCTCGGTCCCAATGGCGCCGGAAAATCCACGACCATCCGGATGGCGATGGGGATCATCGCACGTGATCGGGGCCGGGCCGAGCTGCTCGGCGTCGATCCCTTCGAGGATCGGGGCATCCTCCGCCAGGTCGGCTACCTGCCAGAGGAGCGGGGCCTCTACCGGAAGATGAGGGTGCTGGACGTGATCGTCTTCTTCGGTCGGCTGAAGGGGATGACGGCCAGCGAGGCGCGAGCGGCGGGCGATCGCTGGCTGGAGCGAATGGGCCTACAGGACTGGCGGCGCTCGCGCGTGGAGACACTCTCCAAGGGAATGCAGCAGAAGGTCCAGTTCATCTGCACCGTACTGCATTCCCCCGCCCTGCTGGTGCTGGACGAGCCCGCTTCCGGGCTCGACCCCGTGAACCAGGAGGTGCTGCGGGAGACGATGCTGGAGGCCCGGCGAAACGGACGTACCGTCATCTTCAGCACCCACAACATGGCCGAGGCCGAGCAACTCTGCGAATACGTCTGCATCATCGCGGAAGGGCGCAAGATACTGGACGGCGAGCTGCGCGAGGTTCGACGCCAGCACCAGGGTCGGCGCTGGCGGATCGAGTTCGAGTCAGTCACGGAGGAAGCCCGCGCGCTGATCGAGCGCGTCCCCTGTGATTCGATCTCTCCCACCGAGGACGGCTGGGAGCTGGAGCTTCGCCGCAACGAGGACGCTCGCGAGCTGCTGGCCGCGGTGAGCGGGCTGAAAACCCCGCTGGTGCGCTTCGAGCACGTGCAGCCATCACTGCACGAGATCTTCGTAGCCAAGGTCGGTCGCAAGGGGGTGTCGCCCCGACATGCGGAGGTGGCGCATGCGTGA
- a CDS encoding RagB/SusD family nutrient uptake outer membrane protein, whose product MMTIRKQGWSGGGARAAATGLLAGLALLVSCTDLDEEPFSAITPNSFYNNEEEVRAGVAAVYNSLNSVATGNYHYVNTISSDEQVIPTRGQDWYDNGTHLEAQRQAWTPNSPSGLGTVNGAWNQAFQGIARANVLLEAIEPLPIADKDVIVAETRALRAWFYYVLMDLFGGVPIVTETEIAPRERASRAEVFNFVEQELLAVRDVLPVSWPSTDYGRVTRGAVDAMLASLYLNAEVFTGEVTEAGLQRGTARWQDAYDAADRVINGPYALEEDWFANFRADNFNSSEIVFVSARAPLTGVGIDFISDRMHYNMYDPSPFNGRAVEPPTYEKFDDDDLRKSIFLVGPQVHLVTGAPVNDRSGARLVFTVDFRDITQATEGEGARVYKWPVDPNAELRNHGNDFPIFRLAEMYLIKAEAANELGRTAEAIDLINQVRARAFDPDKPLPAGLSQAQVRDAILDERLFELMDEAKRRTDLIRHGKWTDPWFEKPQTEPFRVLMPIPQTQLDANPLLTQNPGY is encoded by the coding sequence ATGATGACCATACGAAAGCAGGGTTGGTCCGGCGGAGGCGCGCGGGCGGCGGCCACTGGCCTGCTGGCGGGGCTCGCGCTGCTGGTGAGCTGCACCGACCTCGATGAGGAACCGTTCAGCGCCATCACCCCGAACAGCTTCTACAACAACGAAGAGGAGGTTCGGGCAGGGGTGGCGGCGGTCTACAACTCTTTGAACTCGGTCGCGACGGGGAACTACCACTACGTCAACACGATCAGCTCCGACGAGCAGGTGATTCCCACCCGCGGCCAGGACTGGTACGACAACGGGACCCACCTGGAAGCGCAGCGCCAGGCGTGGACGCCGAACAGCCCCTCCGGATTGGGCACGGTAAACGGCGCCTGGAACCAGGCCTTCCAGGGAATCGCCCGCGCCAACGTCCTGCTCGAGGCCATCGAGCCGCTGCCGATTGCGGACAAGGACGTGATCGTCGCGGAGACCCGGGCGTTGAGAGCCTGGTTCTACTACGTGTTGATGGACCTGTTCGGCGGGGTGCCGATCGTCACGGAGACCGAGATCGCCCCGCGGGAGCGGGCGAGCCGGGCGGAAGTGTTCAACTTCGTGGAGCAGGAGCTCCTCGCGGTGCGTGACGTTCTCCCGGTCTCGTGGCCGTCCACGGACTACGGGCGCGTGACGCGCGGCGCGGTGGACGCGATGCTGGCATCGCTCTACCTGAACGCCGAGGTGTTCACGGGTGAGGTGACCGAGGCCGGGCTGCAGCGCGGGACCGCCCGCTGGCAGGATGCCTACGACGCAGCCGATCGTGTCATCAACGGCCCCTACGCCCTGGAAGAGGACTGGTTCGCCAACTTCCGGGCGGACAACTTCAACTCGTCGGAGATCGTCTTCGTCTCGGCGAGGGCGCCGCTGACCGGGGTCGGAATCGACTTCATCAGCGACCGGATGCACTACAACATGTACGACCCGTCGCCGTTCAACGGACGGGCCGTGGAGCCGCCGACCTACGAGAAGTTCGACGACGACGACCTACGGAAGAGCATCTTCCTGGTCGGACCGCAGGTGCACCTCGTGACGGGTGCGCCCGTCAACGACCGCTCGGGGGCGCGGCTGGTGTTCACCGTCGACTTCAGGGACATCACCCAGGCTACGGAGGGTGAGGGAGCCCGCGTCTACAAGTGGCCGGTCGACCCGAACGCCGAGCTGCGCAACCACGGCAACGACTTCCCGATCTTCCGCCTGGCGGAGATGTACCTGATCAAGGCGGAAGCCGCGAATGAGCTGGGTCGCACCGCGGAAGCGATCGACCTGATCAACCAGGTGCGAGCCCGGGCGTTCGACCCGGACAAGCCGCTGCCCGCCGGCCTGTCGCAGGCGCAGGTCCGGGACGCCATCCTGGATGAGCGCCTCTTCGAGCTGATGGACGAGGCGAAGCGGCGGACGGACCTCATCCGCCACGGAAAGTGGACCGACCCGTGGTTCGAGAAGCCTCAGACCGAACCTTTCCGGGTGCTGATGCCGATCCCGCAGACGCAGCTGGACGCGAATCCGCTGCTCACGCAGAACCCGGGTTACTGA
- a CDS encoding TonB-dependent receptor: MSGTVVDASSQQPLAGASVVILGTQRGTVTGPDGRFELTQVPAGTHQLQASLIGYGTQQQSVTVTAGGTATANFTLEPSAVMLEELVAVGYGTQRREAITGSVATVNADEANVGQVTAPTELIEGRVAGVQIVQNDGGPGAGVNVRIRGGTSISASNEPLYVIDGVPINNTEVEPGSLGQNNSLPRNPLSMLNPNDIESITVLKDASATAIYGSRGANGVILITTKRGTEGQTQLVYDTYIASSSPSRKLDVLTGDEYREFVQEQVAAGQLDPARLDNLGTANTDWEDELLRSAITHSHNLSFSGGSGGTRYRGSLNYLNQEGVVRSSGLERLSGRVSADQEAFNGRLRLGLNLNATQVKNDYVPYENTAGFTGTAFTNMLIMNPTHPVTVVDPETGVEQFFEIGPGAVTIRNPVAIAEQIKDDGTSRRILGNVTADFDLLPNLTLQLNLGTDRSDGVRSAYYPKNNPLGATTNGQALIATRANTTNTFQSYLTYNLSGGPHTFDLLGGYEFNDYSTVTANTEAQDFITDAFGYYNLGAGGVQQPSGSGRTDSRLVSFFTRANYSYDGRFFLTGVLRRDGSSRFGAGNKWAVFPAVSGAWSLAQESFMQGSPFSELRIKAGWGLQGSQEIDPYSSLITLTPGSRAAFGEQVVIGVAPNRNPNPNLRWEETEQWNVGIDYGLLDNLVFGSIEYYQKNTYDLLLTVPVPQPAVQSNRLENVGEVENRGVEFALDANAIRRENLSLTLGIVGSVERNEVVSLGEAAFITTGNVSGQGQSGQVSQRIMPGHPLGTFFGPEFVGVNSAGQQLFNDYEVTLDEEGNEVSRRLVGETTSPGADDYRVLGDANPDFSLSGRGQLVAGRFDMSFLVRGVFGQDILNNTALVYSTKGNALQDKNFLKSALNDPTGIREPAIFSSRWIEDGSFIRMQNITLGYRVPLTRLIPQANDTRVYLSADNLFLITDYSGYDPEAHTAAGLASRGIDYLNYPNPRTFTLGVSLGF, from the coding sequence GTGAGCGGCACCGTCGTGGACGCTAGCTCTCAGCAGCCGCTGGCGGGTGCGAGCGTGGTGATCCTCGGAACGCAACGCGGGACCGTGACCGGGCCGGACGGGCGCTTCGAGCTGACCCAGGTTCCGGCCGGTACGCACCAGCTACAGGCATCGCTGATCGGTTACGGGACACAGCAGCAATCCGTGACGGTGACCGCCGGCGGCACCGCCACCGCCAACTTCACCCTGGAGCCTTCCGCGGTGATGCTGGAGGAGCTGGTGGCGGTGGGATACGGCACGCAGCGGCGTGAGGCGATCACAGGTTCGGTCGCCACCGTCAATGCCGACGAGGCGAACGTCGGCCAGGTGACCGCGCCGACGGAGCTGATCGAAGGGCGGGTTGCGGGTGTGCAGATCGTCCAGAACGACGGCGGCCCCGGGGCCGGTGTCAACGTTCGCATCCGCGGCGGCACCTCGATCAGCGCCAGCAACGAGCCGCTGTACGTGATCGACGGTGTGCCGATCAACAACACCGAGGTCGAGCCGGGAAGCCTGGGTCAGAACAACTCGCTCCCGCGCAACCCCCTCAGCATGCTCAACCCGAATGACATCGAATCGATCACCGTACTGAAGGACGCCTCGGCAACCGCCATCTACGGCAGCCGTGGTGCAAACGGCGTCATCCTCATCACCACCAAGCGTGGCACAGAGGGACAGACGCAGCTCGTCTACGACACCTACATCGCCTCCTCGAGCCCCTCGCGGAAGCTGGACGTGCTCACGGGTGACGAGTACCGCGAGTTCGTACAGGAGCAGGTCGCGGCCGGCCAGCTCGATCCCGCACGGCTCGACAACCTCGGCACGGCGAATACCGACTGGGAGGACGAGCTGCTGCGCAGTGCAATCACGCACAGCCACAATCTCTCCTTCTCCGGCGGGTCGGGCGGGACTCGTTACCGCGGTTCGCTGAACTACCTGAACCAGGAGGGCGTGGTCCGCAGCAGCGGCCTGGAGCGCCTGTCCGGACGTGTCAGTGCCGACCAGGAGGCCTTCAACGGCCGTCTGCGCCTGGGCCTGAACCTGAATGCTACGCAGGTCAAGAACGACTACGTTCCGTACGAGAACACGGCTGGGTTCACCGGGACCGCGTTCACCAACATGCTGATCATGAACCCGACCCACCCGGTGACGGTCGTCGACCCCGAGACCGGCGTGGAGCAGTTCTTCGAGATCGGCCCCGGCGCGGTGACCATCCGCAACCCGGTCGCCATTGCCGAGCAGATCAAGGACGACGGGACCTCGCGTCGCATCCTCGGTAACGTCACCGCCGACTTCGACCTGCTGCCGAACCTGACGCTGCAGCTCAACCTCGGCACCGACCGGAGCGACGGCGTACGCAGCGCCTACTATCCCAAGAACAACCCGCTGGGGGCGACCACCAACGGTCAGGCGCTCATCGCCACCCGGGCGAACACCACTAACACGTTCCAGTCGTACCTCACGTACAATCTGAGCGGAGGCCCTCACACCTTCGACCTGCTCGGCGGATACGAGTTCAACGACTACTCGACCGTCACCGCGAATACCGAGGCGCAGGACTTCATCACCGACGCCTTTGGCTACTACAACCTGGGAGCGGGCGGTGTGCAGCAGCCCTCCGGGTCGGGGCGCACCGACAGCCGCCTGGTCTCCTTCTTCACGCGCGCCAACTACAGCTATGACGGCCGCTTCTTCCTGACCGGCGTGCTCCGGCGGGATGGCTCCTCGCGGTTCGGCGCCGGGAACAAGTGGGCGGTCTTCCCCGCGGTCTCCGGTGCGTGGTCGCTGGCCCAGGAGAGCTTCATGCAGGGGAGCCCCTTCTCGGAGCTGCGGATCAAGGCCGGCTGGGGCCTGCAGGGGAGCCAGGAGATCGACCCGTACTCGTCGCTGATCACGCTGACTCCGGGTTCACGCGCCGCCTTCGGGGAGCAGGTGGTGATCGGCGTCGCCCCCAACCGGAACCCCAACCCGAACCTCCGCTGGGAGGAGACGGAGCAGTGGAACGTGGGGATCGACTACGGGCTGCTGGACAACCTGGTCTTCGGGTCGATCGAGTACTACCAGAAGAACACCTACGACCTGCTCCTCACCGTGCCGGTCCCGCAGCCGGCCGTGCAGTCCAATCGGCTGGAGAACGTCGGTGAGGTCGAGAACCGCGGCGTGGAGTTCGCGCTCGACGCCAACGCCATCCGGCGGGAAAACCTGTCGCTCACGCTCGGCATCGTGGGGTCGGTCGAGCGCAACGAGGTCGTCAGCTTGGGTGAGGCGGCCTTCATCACCACCGGCAACGTGAGCGGCCAGGGCCAGAGCGGCCAGGTGTCTCAGCGCATCATGCCGGGACATCCGCTGGGAACCTTCTTCGGCCCCGAGTTCGTGGGCGTCAACTCGGCTGGTCAGCAGCTGTTCAACGACTACGAGGTGACCCTCGACGAAGAAGGCAACGAGGTGAGCCGCAGGCTCGTCGGGGAGACCACCAGCCCCGGCGCCGACGACTACCGCGTGCTCGGCGACGCCAACCCGGACTTCTCGCTGAGCGGTCGCGGACAGCTCGTGGCCGGACGCTTCGACATGAGCTTCCTCGTCCGCGGCGTCTTTGGCCAGGACATTCTCAACAACACCGCCCTGGTCTACTCGACCAAGGGCAACGCCCTGCAGGATAAGAACTTCCTGAAGTCCGCCCTGAACGATCCGACCGGCATCCGCGAGCCTGCGATCTTCTCCTCGCGGTGGATCGAGGACGGTTCCTTCATCCGCATGCAGAACATCACCCTCGGGTATCGCGTTCCGCTCACGCGGCTGATTCCGCAAGCGAATGACACGCGGGTGTATCTCTCCGCGGATAACCTGTTCCTGATCACCGACTACAGCGGCTACGATCCGGAAGCGCACACCGCCGCAGGCCTGGCTTCGCGCGGCATCGATTACCTGAACTACCCGAATCCGCGCACTTTCACGCTGGGCGTCAGCCTTGGTTTCTAG